The sequence below is a genomic window from Rhizobium gallicum bv. gallicum R602sp.
GGTAGCGGACCGCATCGCGTCGGACATCGCCGAAGCCCGCCAGATGGGCGTCGAAGTCGGTGTTGTCGTCGGCGGCGGCAATATCTTCCGCGGCGTAGCCGTCGCCTCCAAGGGCGGCGACCGCGTGACGGGCGACCACATGGGCATGCTGGGTACCGTAATCAACGCGCTGGCGCTTGCAACGTCGCTGCGCAAGCTGAACATCGATACGGTCGTGCTTTCGGCAATCTCCATGCCGGAACTCTGCGAAAGCTTCTCGCAGCGCGCGACGCTCTACCATCTGTCGATGGGCCGCGTGGTCATTTTCGCGGGCGGCACCGGCAATCCGTTTTTCACGACCGATTCTGCCGCAGCCCTTCGAGCCGCCGAGATGGGCGCCCAGGCGATCTTCAAGGGCACCCAGGTGGATGGAATCTATTCCGCCGACCCGAAGAAGGATCCGTATGCCACGCGCTTCGACCGGCTGACGCACCAGGAAGTGCTCGACAAGGGCCTTGCCGTGATGGACGTCGCAGCTGTCGCCCTCGCGCGCGAAAATTCCATTCCGATCATCGTCTTCTCGATCCACGAGAAAGGCGGGTTTGCTGAAATCTTGACGGGCGGTGGCCTCAAGACCATCGTATCGGACAACTGATAGAGAGACGGCGCTGCGACGGCCGCGCGTCTTCGACTGACAGGAGTATTGAGCATGACTGAAGCTACAGACATCAAGGAACTGAAGCGCCGCATGGACGGCGCGATTTCCGCATTCAAACACGATATCGCGTCGCTGCGTACCGGCCGCGCCTCGGCCAACATCCTGGACCCGGTGACGGTCGAAGCCTATGGTTCGCGCTTGCCGCTCAATCAGGTTGCCAATATCACCGTGCCGGAGGCGCGCATGCTTTCGGTATCCGTCTGGGACAAGTCGATGGTAAGCGCGACGGAACGTGCGATCCGCGAGTCGAACCTCGGACTCAACCCGATCGTCGACGGCCAAAACCTGCGCATTCCTTTGCCGGAACTCAACGAAGAGCGTCGCAAGTCGCTGGTCAAGGTCGCGCATGACTACGCCGAGAAAAGCAAGGTTGCGATCCGCCATGTACGCCGCGACGGCATGGACGGCCTTAAGAAAGCCGAAAAGGACGGTGTCATAAGCCAGGACGAAAGCCGGGCGCAATCAGATCGTGTGCAGAAGATGACGGATGAGATGATTTCCGAGATCGATCGCTTGCTTGCCGACAAGGAAAAGGAAATCATGCAGGTCTAGGGCTTTGCCTGCGCCCCTGGAGACCGGACGGGAAATGTCGGAACCAGTATTCTTGAGTATGCCAGAACATGTTGCCATCATCATGGATGGCAACGGCCGTTGGGCAAAGCAGCGAGGGTTGCCGCGCGCGATGGGTCACCGCAAAGGTGTGGAAGCCGTTCGCGAGACCGTGCGCGCCGCAGGCGATGCCGGCATCAAGTACTTAACGCTCTTTGCCTTTTCTTCGGAGAACTGGCGCCGGCCGGAAGCGGAGGTCTCGGACCTCATGGGATTGCTCAAGGCCTTCATCCGGCGCGACCTCGCCGAACTGCACGCGCAGAATGTGCGGATCAGGATCATCGGCGACCGGCATAGTCTTCGCAGCGATATCCTCAACCTCCTGCTCGAAGCCGAAGAGACGACGCGGGACAATACCGCGCTGACGCTGGTGATCGCTTTCAACTACGGCTCGCGCGACGAGATCGCCAGAGCCATGGTGAGCCTTGCCGAGGATGTCGAGGCCGGGCGGCTGCGAGCCCGGGAGATCACACCCGAGCTCGTCAATGCCAGGCTGGATACGGCCGGCATTCCCGATCCCGATCTAATCATTCGCACCAGCGGCGAGGAGCGCCTTTCGAACTTCCTTTTGTGGCAGGCCGCTTATTCCGAGTTTGTTTTCGTGCCGGAATACTGGCCGGATTTCGGCCGGGAGCTCTTCTATGCCGCGCTCGAGAAGTTCGCCGCGCGCGACCGCCGATTCGGCGGCCTGTCGCCGCAGGCCGCCGCAGTAGGCACCTAACTGATGCAGCAGGAACTGAAACTCCGCATTATCTCCGGCGTCATTCTGGCAATCATCGTGCTCGCGGTGACCTGGTACGGCGGCTTCGCCTTCCGCCTGCTCTCAGCGGTAATTGCCCTGCTTATCTATTATGAATGGTCGACAATCACGCGGCTGCAAACCGAGCAGCCGGTCGCGAATGTGGCAGGCTGGGTGGGGCAGGCGGCCATCGCGGCTGCAATCCTGCTCGGACGCTTCGATTTTGCGTTGAGCCTACTTGTCTTCTTTTTTGCGATTGCTGTCGGCTTCGTGGCGGCGCAGAGCGCCAGCCGCTGGTTTCCGGCTGGTATCGTCTATGCCGGACTGACCGGCATCGCACTTGCCGAAATCCGGGGCGGGGATGCTGCTGGGCTGCAAGCCATGCTCTTCGTCTTCGCGGTAGTCTGGGCAACCGACATCCTTGCCTATTTCGTCGGCCGAGCAGTTGGCGGGCCAAAGCTCGCACCGAGGATTTCGCCGGGAAAGACGCAATCCGGCGCTTTTGGCGGCGCGGTTTCGGCTGTGATTGCGGGCAGTGTCATCGCCTACTTCTTCATTCCCGAGGCGGACTGGCTGATGGCGGCCGCCGTCGCCTTCATTCTTTCCGTCTGCAGCCAGGCAGGCGATCTCTTCGAATCGTTCATCAAGCGGCGATTTGGCGTGAAGGATTCCAGTCACCTCATTCCGGGACACGGTGGCGTGATGGATCGCGTCGACGGGCTGATATTCGCTTGTTTTGCAGCGTTCTTGCTCGCGACATTATTTTCCCTGATAAAGGGTGACGGCATGGCGCCGCTAGGCGCCGCTTTGTTCGGGTTCTGATATCTGCGCTGGGCGCAGCGGAAGGATTAATGGAAGGCATGACCGGTATATTCGGCTTTCTGACGGGTTATATCATTCCGTTCGTTCTGGTCCTCTCGCTGCTCGTTTTCGTGCACGAGATGGGCCACTATCTGGTCGGCCGCTGGAGTGGCATCCGCGTGCTCGCTTTTTCTGTGGGCTTTGGACCAGAGCTTGCGGGCTTTACCGATCGGCATGGAACGCGCTGGAAGATCTCGGCGATCCCGCTTGGCGGCTATGTGCGCTTCTTCGGCGACGAGGACGCCTCGAGCAAGCCGGACATGGATAAGCTCGAATCGATGTCGGAAGCGGATAGAGCGCGCTCATTTGCCGGCGCGAAGCTCTGGAAGCGCGCAGCGACGGTGGCCGCAGGTCCCATCGCCAACTTCCTGCTGGCGATCATCATCTTTGCGGTTCTTTTCTCGATCTACGGCCGCTCGATCGCCGATCCGGTCGTCGCCGAAGTGAAGCCGGAGAGCGCTGCCGCGGAGGCGGGAATCCTGCCCGGTGACCTGCTGATCGCAATCGACGGCGGGAAGGTCGATACGTTCGACGATGTGCGCCGCTACGTAAGCGTTCGCCCGGAACAGCGGATCGTCGTTACCATCGAGCGGAGCGGCGAGAAGATGGACCTGCCGATGGTGCCGAAGCGCACCGACATGACGGACCAGTTCGGCAACAAGATGGAGATCGGTCTGATCGGCATCGTGACGAACCAGGAGGTCGGCCATTTCCGCGTGCAGACATATACGCCGCTCGCAGCCTTGGAGGAAGGCGCCGTTCAGACCTGGCATATCGTCACCGGCACCTTCAAATATATCGGCAATCTTTTCGCGGGCTACATGAAGCCCGATCAGCTCGGCGGACCGATCCGCGTCGCCCAGGCGTCCGGCCAGATGGCAACGCTCGGTGTTGCAGCCCTGCTTCAGCTTGCCGCGGTGTTGTCCGTTTCCATCGGATTACTGAATTTGATGCCTGTTCCGGTACTTGATGGCGGGCATTTGATGTTCTATGCGATTGAGGCGGTGAGGGGTAAACCTTTAGGGGCATCGGCCCAGGAAATTGCATTTCGCATTGGTCTAGCTATGGTCCTTTCACTGATGGTTTTTGCTACCTGGAATGACATTAGCGCGTTGATAGGTTAACGCGCGCGGTGAGGGGAAATTACCGTTTATTTACGATGTTTCAAAGCTGTAGTGGCGAATGGGTCACGCTTCGAAATGAAGTAAACAGAAATTAACTTGCTGCCTTGCTTGTAGGGCAAAAGCGGGTAAAACGACACACGTGCCGGAATCGGGTTCGCCCGGCGACGGGGACGAGAAAAAAGGTAATGGGTGAAATGAAGGCTGGTTCAAGATTTTTGAACGCAGTATCGGCGGTTGCGCTGTCTGCAGGTATTGTCGCTTCGGGCGCAGGCGCAATTACATTCGTCTCTGCGACGGCTGCGGAAGCGGCGGTTATCCAGCGGATCGATGTGCGTGGAGCGAGCCGCGTCGGCGCTGAGGCAGTCCGGTCAAATCTCACCATCGCCCCAGGCAGGAACTTCTCGAATACCGACATCGATGACTCGGTAAAGCAGCTCTACGGCACGGGGTACTTCTCCGATGTCAAAATCTCCGTTTCCGGCAGCACGCTGGTAGTGACCGTCGAAGAAGCCCAGCTCGTCAATCAGGTCGTTTTCAACGGCAACCGCAAGGTCAAGGACGACAAGCTGGCCTCGGTTGTACAGACGCGTGCCTCCGGTCCCTACAACGATGCGCTGATCCAGGCCGATATCGCGGCGATCAAGGAAGCCTACGCGGCAACGGGCCGCAGCGAAGTGCAGGTCACGACGCAGGTCGTTCCGCTTGGCGAAGGTCGCGTAAACCTCGCTTTCGTCATCGATGAAGGCGACCGCACGAAGATCGCGGCCATCAATTTCGTAGGCAACAATGCTTACAGCACCGGTCGTCTAGCTGCCGTCATTAGCACCAAGCGCTCGAACTTCCTCTCGTTCCTGACCCGCAAGGACGTTTACAGCGAAGATCGCCTGCATGCCGACGAAGAAGCGCTGCGCCAGTTCTATTTCAACCGCGGCTATGCCGACTTCAAGATCATCTCTTCGGATGCTACTTTTGATGAAGCCACGAACAAGTACACGCTGACCTTCAACATCGAGGAAGGTCCGCGTTACGACTTCGGTCCGGTAACCGTACAGTCGACCGTAGAAGGCGTAACCGGCGAGCAGCTTCAAGGCCTGGTAGTGACGCGCGAAGGCGAAGTCTACAGCGCCAAGGACGTCCAGAGGTCCATGGAGGCCATTTCGGATCAGGTTGCTTCGGCAGGCTATCCGTTCGCCCGCGTGACGCCGCGCGGCAACCGCGATCTCGGCAACAATACGATCGGCGTCGAATACCTTGTCGACCAGGGCGAACGAGCCTACATCGAGCGCATCGAAATCCGCGGCAACAGCCGCACGCGCGATTACGTCATCCGCCGCGAATTCGATATGAGCGAAGGCGACGCCTTCAATCAGCAGATGATCACCAAGGCGAAGCGTCGTCTCGAAGCGCTCGGCTTCTTCTCGTCGGTGAACATCTCGACCGCGCCGGGCAGCTCGCCTGACCGCGTCGTTGTCATCGTCGATGTACAGGATCAGTCGACGGGTTCGTTCGGTATCGGTGCCGGTTACGCCGCAGGCGGCGACGGTCTGATCCTGGAAGCGTCCATTGAAGAAAAGAACTTCCTGGGTCGCGGCCAGTATATCAGGGTTTCAGCTGGTGGCGGTGTCGAAGGCTCGCAGAGTTATGGTTTGAGCTTCACCGAGCCTTACTTCCTCGGTTATCGCCTTGCGACCGGTTTCGACCTCAATCACAGTGAGACCTCAAGCAACGATAATTACGACTATACCGAAGATAGCGCCGTTCTCCGCGCGACGGCGCCGATCACCGAGGATCTGGCGACGACGTTCCGCTACAACTTCAAGCGGATGAACTATGATGCCGACGGCAGCGATCTGAGCGATCTTTCGACACCTTACCAGGATCTTGTGAACGATGGACCTTGGATCCGTTCATCGATTTCCAATACGCTGACCTATAACACACTCGACGACATGACGCTCCCGCGCGAGGGCATATACGCGACCTTGACGCAGGAAATTGCCGGCCTGGGTGGCGACTCGCAGTTCTACAAGATCTACGGGAAGGCGCGCTATTATCATCTGCTGGCTGACGATGCCGATATCATTGGATCTGTTGCGGCCGGCGCGGGCCATGTTGTAGGCCTTGGCAAAGACCTAAACATCTTCGACCAGTTCACATTGGGCAACAACGACATCCGCGGCTTCGAAAACAAGGGTATCGGTCCTCGCGTTGGTGGCGGACCGGATGATCCGCTCGGGGGAACGACTTATTTTACCGTGTCGGCGGAAGCGACCTTCCCGATGCCCGGATTCCCGCGTGACTTTGGTCTACGTGGTGCGGTCTTCGCTGATGCGGGTACGTTGTTTGGAAATGACGTTGACGTGAGTTCGCCAGAATTCGTGAGAGGCGATAGCGCGGCACTTCGTGCGTCCGTCGGTGTTGGCCTTGTCTGGCAATCGCCATTCGGCGCGCTGCGCGTCGACTACGCGATCCCCGTCGTGAAGGAAGATTACGACCAAACGCAGTACTTCAAGTTTGGCATCAACAACCAATTCTGATATCGGCAATCCAGAATCGAAAACTGGAGCTTTGCCGGTGGAGCAGAACAATTTCTTTCCGCCCCGCGACGGCGTCAAACTTTCAGAGTTGGCGCAATATCTCGGGGCGGAACTTGCCGACCCTGAAAATGGCGACACCCTTATCCGATCGGTGTCGCCGGTCAGCCGTGCGAAGGCCGGTGATCTTTGCTACATCATCTCACGCAGGAGTCGCGCCGAGCTTGAAACCTGTCGGGCGTCGGCAGTCCTTTGCGAGCCCGCGATAAGAGCGGCGGTACCTCCTCATATTCCGGTTCTCTTGTCGAAGAATCCCCATGCCGCCTTTGCGATGGCAGGCGGGCATCTCCATCCGGCTGCTTTGAAGCCGCTGGCAACAATGTCTTCGACGGCAGAGATCGCGGCGACCGCGGCGGTCGATCCGACGGCGCGGCTGGAACCGGGCGTGATCGTCGAGCCTTTGGCTGTCATCGGCGCGAATGCGGAAATCGGTCACGGAACACGGATCGGCGCCGGCGCGCTTATAGGTCCCGGTGTCAAGATCGGCCGCGATTGCACGATCGCCGGCGGTGCCAGCGTTATATGCGCACTCTTGGGCAATGGCGTGATCGTGCACAACGGCGCGCGTATTGGCCAGGATGGCTTTGGATATGCGCCTGGCCCCAGAGGGATGATCAAGATCGTTCAGATCGGCCGGGTCATCATCCAGGACAATGTCGAGATCGGCGCGAACACGACGATCGATCGCGGCACGATGGACGACACGGTCGTCGGCGAGGGAACCAAGATCGACAACCAGGTGCAGATAGGCCACAACGTCAGGATCGGGCGTCATTGCGCGATCGTTTCGCAGGTCGGCATCGCCGGCAGTGCGGTTATTGGAAACGGTGTGCAGATCGGCGGCCAGACAGGTATCAATGGCCATATTACGATTGGCGATGGCGTACAGATCGCGGCAAAGAGCGGCGTCATTCACAGCATTCCTGCCGGTGAGCGTTATGGGGGCATTCCGGCACGTCCGTTAAAGGATTTTCTTCGAGAGTCGGCGGAGATAATGGCGCGCGCGAGCGCTCGGGCTCATAAAACGGGAGATCAAGAATGACTGAAGGGGTCAAGGAGACGCTTGCTTCGGCGGACATCATGGAGATCATGAAGCTTCTGCCGCATCGCTATCCGTTTTTGCTGGTCGACCGGATTATTGAGATCGATGGCGATGACTCCGCGATCGGCATCAAGAACGTCACTGCCAACGAGCCTCATTTCACCGGCCACTTTCCCGAGTCGCCGATCATGCCGGGTGTGCTGCTGATTGAAGGCATGGCGCAGACGGCGGGTGCGATCTGCGCGCGTAAGGATGGAACGACCGGTAACCTCGTCTATTTCATGACCATCGACAATGCACGTTTCCGCAAGCCCGTCATCCCGGGCGATCGGGTCGAATTTCATGTGAAGAAGCAGAAGCAGCGCGGTAATATCTGGAAGTTCCATTGCGACGCCAAGGTCGACGGCGCATTGGCCGCGGAAGCTGATATCGGCGCGATGATTCTTCGTAAGGACGAGGCATGAGCACGATCGCAGGGAGCGCCCGCATCCATGCCATGGCCGTTGTCGAGGATGGCGCGGTCATCGGCGAAGGCGTGTCCGTCGGTCCGTTCTGCCATGTCGGTCCGAAGGTTGTTCTTCATGACAATGCCGAACTGCTGGCGCATGTCGTGGTGACCGGCAGAACCGAGATCGGCAAAGGCACCCGAATTTTCCCGATGGCGGTCATCGGCGGCGATCCCCAGAGCGTGCACCATGGCGGCGAGGAGACGACGCTGACGGTAGGCGAGAATTGCACCATCCGCGAAGGCGTGACGATGAATACCGGCACCGCCGATTTCGGCGGCAAGACAATCGTTGGCGACAACAACCTGTTTCTCGCCAATTCTCATGTCGCCCATGACTGCCGTGTCGGCAATCACGTCATCATGTCGAACAATGTCATGCTCGCCGGGCATGTGACGATCGAGGATCGGGTCATTCTCGGCGGCGGATCGGCCGTGCATCAATTCACGCGCGTCGGCCGCCAGGCCTTCGTCGGCGGCCTTTCGGCTGTCAGCTACGATGTCATTCCGTATGGGATGCTCAATGGAAATCCCGGTTTACTGGGCGGTCTCAACGTTGTCGGCATGACGCGGGCCGGGATTGATCGCGCTGTCATTCATACGGTGCGCCGCGCTTACAAGGCGATTTTTGAGGGATCAGGTTCGATCCGCGACAATGCGGCAGCGATCCGGGACGAATATGCCGATTGCGAGCCGGTGATGCAAATCCTCGATTTCATTGCCGCGGAAAGCGACCGCGCGCTGTCATCGCCGACGCGAGGACAGAAAGGCTGACCTTGTCTCCCGCCGATGATACCGACAAAGGCCGTCTGGCGATCATTGCGGGAAACGGTCTTCTGCCGTCTTATGTCGCCGAGGCGGCGCGGGCAGCCGGCGAGGATCCATTCGTGATTTCGCTGAAGGGCGAACTTGACCGGTCATGGGAGGACTATGACCACGCAGTCATCGGCGTCGGTGATTTGTCGGCGCTGGCAGATATTTTCAAGCGCAACAACATCACCCGCGTCGTCATGTCTGGCGGCGTTCGCCGTCGCCCCGAATGGCGGGAAGTGAGGCCAACCTGGCGGACGGTGGCAAAGATGCCGGGTGTGGTGCGTACGCTGCTTTCGGGCGGCGACGATACCGTGTTGCAGATGGTCATCAAGCTCATCGAAGACGACGGTCGGCGGGTCGTCGGCGCGCAGGATATTGCCCCCGACCTGCTGGCGGCTGTCGGGCCGATCGGCGCCATGTCGCCGGGGAATGACGACAAGATCGATATCCTGAAGGCGGCAGCAGCCGCCGAAGCGCTTGGTGCGCTCGATGTCGGGCAGGGCGCAGTCTCCGTCGGCGGACGCATCGTGGCGCTCGAAGGCGCCGAAGGGACCGACGGAATGCTTGAGCGCGTCGCATCGCTGCGTGGCGCCGGGCGTATATCGCCGCGCCGCCGTGGCGTGCTGGTCAAGCTCTGCAAGCCGCAGCAGGATGTCCGCGCCGACCTTCCGTCGATCGGCCTCTCCACGGTGACGAATGCCAAGGCGGCGGGTTTGGCGGGAATTGCAATCGAGGCGGGACGTGCTCTCGTGCTGGATCGCCAGGCTGTGATCAAGGCAGCCGACGAAGCCGGGCTTTTTGTCTGCGGGCTCGATCGCGGCCTGCCGTCATGGGGGCTGTGATGAAGATCGCGATCGTGGTAGGCGAGGTTTCCGGAGACCTTCTCGGCGCCGATCTCGTGGCTGCACTGAAGCGCAGGCATGCCGGGATTGAACTTGTCGGCGTCGGCGGCGACGCGCTGGAGGCACAGGGGCTGAAGTCGCTCTTCGACTTCTCCGAGCTTTCGATTATGGGCATCACACAGGTGCTTGGAAAATTGCCGAAGCTTGTCGCCCGCATCAGGCAGACGACGGCTGCAATCGTTGCGGCAAAGCCCGATATTCTTTTCATCATCGACAGCCCGGATTTTACCCATCGCGTTGCCAAACGTGTTCGCGAAGCCCTGCCGGAACTCCCGGTCGTCAATTATGTCTGTCCCAGCGTTTGGGCGTGGAAGGAATATCGCGCCCAGCAGATGCTCGGTTATGTCGACCATGTGCTGGCCGTTCTGCCGTTCGAGCCCGCGGTGATGGAGCAGCTCGGCGGACCGCAGACGACCTATGTCGGCCACAGGTTGACGGCGGATGCGGACCTGATTGCCGCCAGGCGCGGCCGGGCAGAAAAGCTCAGGACCGTCGGCGAGGGCCGGAAAACGATCATGCTGCTCCCGGGCTCGCGCTCGTCGGAGATCACAAAGCTGCTTCCCTATTTTCGCGATGCCGTCAATGAGCTCGTCGCCCGCGGTGGCACAATGCGGTTTCTCATGCCGACCGTCAGCCGCAGGGAATCGATGGTTCGCAACCTCGTGGAGGACTGGGAAACGAAACCGGAGATCCTGATTGGCAATGAACAGAAATGGCGAGCTTTCGCGGAGGCCGATGCGGCAATGGCTGCCTCGGGGACTGTCATCCTCGAGCTTGCACTTACAGGCGTGCCGACAGTCTCAGTCTATAAGACAGACTGGATCATCACGATGATGACGCGGCGCATCAAGACGTGGACAGGAGCAATCCCGAATCTGATCGCCGACTATGCCGTCGTCCCCGAATATATCAACGAGGTCGTTCGTGGCGCGAGTTTGGCGCGCTGGATGGAACGCCTTTCCAGCGACACGCTCCAGCGGCGCGCAATGCTCGAAGGTTTCGACCTTGTCTGGCAGCGCATGCAGACGGAAAAGCCGCCGGGCGAGAAAGCGGCGGATATCGTTCTCGACATTCTGGACAGGAAAAAAC
It includes:
- the rseP gene encoding RIP metalloprotease RseP; the protein is MEGMTGIFGFLTGYIIPFVLVLSLLVFVHEMGHYLVGRWSGIRVLAFSVGFGPELAGFTDRHGTRWKISAIPLGGYVRFFGDEDASSKPDMDKLESMSEADRARSFAGAKLWKRAATVAAGPIANFLLAIIIFAVLFSIYGRSIADPVVAEVKPESAAAEAGILPGDLLIAIDGGKVDTFDDVRRYVSVRPEQRIVVTIERSGEKMDLPMVPKRTDMTDQFGNKMEIGLIGIVTNQEVGHFRVQTYTPLAALEEGAVQTWHIVTGTFKYIGNLFAGYMKPDQLGGPIRVAQASGQMATLGVAALLQLAAVLSVSIGLLNLMPVPVLDGGHLMFYAIEAVRGKPLGASAQEIAFRIGLAMVLSLMVFATWNDISALIG
- the lpxD gene encoding UDP-3-O-(3-hydroxymyristoyl)glucosamine N-acyltransferase, coding for MEQNNFFPPRDGVKLSELAQYLGAELADPENGDTLIRSVSPVSRAKAGDLCYIISRRSRAELETCRASAVLCEPAIRAAVPPHIPVLLSKNPHAAFAMAGGHLHPAALKPLATMSSTAEIAATAAVDPTARLEPGVIVEPLAVIGANAEIGHGTRIGAGALIGPGVKIGRDCTIAGGASVICALLGNGVIVHNGARIGQDGFGYAPGPRGMIKIVQIGRVIIQDNVEIGANTTIDRGTMDDTVVGEGTKIDNQVQIGHNVRIGRHCAIVSQVGIAGSAVIGNGVQIGGQTGINGHITIGDGVQIAAKSGVIHSIPAGERYGGIPARPLKDFLRESAEIMARASARAHKTGDQE
- the fabZ gene encoding 3-hydroxyacyl-ACP dehydratase FabZ, which codes for MTEGVKETLASADIMEIMKLLPHRYPFLLVDRIIEIDGDDSAIGIKNVTANEPHFTGHFPESPIMPGVLLIEGMAQTAGAICARKDGTTGNLVYFMTIDNARFRKPVIPGDRVEFHVKKQKQRGNIWKFHCDAKVDGALAAEADIGAMILRKDEA
- the bamA gene encoding outer membrane protein assembly factor BamA; this translates as MKAGSRFLNAVSAVALSAGIVASGAGAITFVSATAAEAAVIQRIDVRGASRVGAEAVRSNLTIAPGRNFSNTDIDDSVKQLYGTGYFSDVKISVSGSTLVVTVEEAQLVNQVVFNGNRKVKDDKLASVVQTRASGPYNDALIQADIAAIKEAYAATGRSEVQVTTQVVPLGEGRVNLAFVIDEGDRTKIAAINFVGNNAYSTGRLAAVISTKRSNFLSFLTRKDVYSEDRLHADEEALRQFYFNRGYADFKIISSDATFDEATNKYTLTFNIEEGPRYDFGPVTVQSTVEGVTGEQLQGLVVTREGEVYSAKDVQRSMEAISDQVASAGYPFARVTPRGNRDLGNNTIGVEYLVDQGERAYIERIEIRGNSRTRDYVIRREFDMSEGDAFNQQMITKAKRRLEALGFFSSVNISTAPGSSPDRVVVIVDVQDQSTGSFGIGAGYAAGGDGLILEASIEEKNFLGRGQYIRVSAGGGVEGSQSYGLSFTEPYFLGYRLATGFDLNHSETSSNDNYDYTEDSAVLRATAPITEDLATTFRYNFKRMNYDADGSDLSDLSTPYQDLVNDGPWIRSSISNTLTYNTLDDMTLPREGIYATLTQEIAGLGGDSQFYKIYGKARYYHLLADDADIIGSVAAGAGHVVGLGKDLNIFDQFTLGNNDIRGFENKGIGPRVGGGPDDPLGGTTYFTVSAEATFPMPGFPRDFGLRGAVFADAGTLFGNDVDVSSPEFVRGDSAALRASVGVGLVWQSPFGALRVDYAIPVVKEDYDQTQYFKFGINNQF
- a CDS encoding phosphatidate cytidylyltransferase, encoding MQQELKLRIISGVILAIIVLAVTWYGGFAFRLLSAVIALLIYYEWSTITRLQTEQPVANVAGWVGQAAIAAAILLGRFDFALSLLVFFFAIAVGFVAAQSASRWFPAGIVYAGLTGIALAEIRGGDAAGLQAMLFVFAVVWATDILAYFVGRAVGGPKLAPRISPGKTQSGAFGGAVSAVIAGSVIAYFFIPEADWLMAAAVAFILSVCSQAGDLFESFIKRRFGVKDSSHLIPGHGGVMDRVDGLIFACFAAFLLATLFSLIKGDGMAPLGAALFGF
- the lpxB gene encoding lipid-A-disaccharide synthase, with protein sequence MGAVMKIAIVVGEVSGDLLGADLVAALKRRHAGIELVGVGGDALEAQGLKSLFDFSELSIMGITQVLGKLPKLVARIRQTTAAIVAAKPDILFIIDSPDFTHRVAKRVREALPELPVVNYVCPSVWAWKEYRAQQMLGYVDHVLAVLPFEPAVMEQLGGPQTTYVGHRLTADADLIAARRGRAEKLRTVGEGRKTIMLLPGSRSSEITKLLPYFRDAVNELVARGGTMRFLMPTVSRRESMVRNLVEDWETKPEILIGNEQKWRAFAEADAAMAASGTVILELALTGVPTVSVYKTDWIITMMTRRIKTWTGAIPNLIADYAVVPEYINEVVRGASLARWMERLSSDTLQRRAMLEGFDLVWQRMQTEKPPGEKAADIVLDILDRKKPGRL
- a CDS encoding isoprenyl transferase, with protein sequence MSEPVFLSMPEHVAIIMDGNGRWAKQRGLPRAMGHRKGVEAVRETVRAAGDAGIKYLTLFAFSSENWRRPEAEVSDLMGLLKAFIRRDLAELHAQNVRIRIIGDRHSLRSDILNLLLEAEETTRDNTALTLVIAFNYGSRDEIARAMVSLAEDVEAGRLRAREITPELVNARLDTAGIPDPDLIIRTSGEERLSNFLLWQAAYSEFVFVPEYWPDFGRELFYAALEKFAARDRRFGGLSPQAAAVGT
- the lpxA gene encoding acyl-ACP--UDP-N-acetylglucosamine O-acyltransferase; translated protein: MSTIAGSARIHAMAVVEDGAVIGEGVSVGPFCHVGPKVVLHDNAELLAHVVVTGRTEIGKGTRIFPMAVIGGDPQSVHHGGEETTLTVGENCTIREGVTMNTGTADFGGKTIVGDNNLFLANSHVAHDCRVGNHVIMSNNVMLAGHVTIEDRVILGGGSAVHQFTRVGRQAFVGGLSAVSYDVIPYGMLNGNPGLLGGLNVVGMTRAGIDRAVIHTVRRAYKAIFEGSGSIRDNAAAIRDEYADCEPVMQILDFIAAESDRALSSPTRGQKG
- a CDS encoding LpxI family protein — encoded protein: MSPADDTDKGRLAIIAGNGLLPSYVAEAARAAGEDPFVISLKGELDRSWEDYDHAVIGVGDLSALADIFKRNNITRVVMSGGVRRRPEWREVRPTWRTVAKMPGVVRTLLSGGDDTVLQMVIKLIEDDGRRVVGAQDIAPDLLAAVGPIGAMSPGNDDKIDILKAAAAAEALGALDVGQGAVSVGGRIVALEGAEGTDGMLERVASLRGAGRISPRRRGVLVKLCKPQQDVRADLPSIGLSTVTNAKAAGLAGIAIEAGRALVLDRQAVIKAADEAGLFVCGLDRGLPSWGL
- the frr gene encoding ribosome recycling factor; protein product: MTEATDIKELKRRMDGAISAFKHDIASLRTGRASANILDPVTVEAYGSRLPLNQVANITVPEARMLSVSVWDKSMVSATERAIRESNLGLNPIVDGQNLRIPLPELNEERRKSLVKVAHDYAEKSKVAIRHVRRDGMDGLKKAEKDGVISQDESRAQSDRVQKMTDEMISEIDRLLADKEKEIMQV
- the pyrH gene encoding UMP kinase, with amino-acid sequence MSSEPVYKRVLLKASGEALMGSQGFGIDVAVADRIASDIAEARQMGVEVGVVVGGGNIFRGVAVASKGGDRVTGDHMGMLGTVINALALATSLRKLNIDTVVLSAISMPELCESFSQRATLYHLSMGRVVIFAGGTGNPFFTTDSAAALRAAEMGAQAIFKGTQVDGIYSADPKKDPYATRFDRLTHQEVLDKGLAVMDVAAVALARENSIPIIVFSIHEKGGFAEILTGGGLKTIVSDN